Proteins co-encoded in one Malus sylvestris chromosome 7, drMalSylv7.2, whole genome shotgun sequence genomic window:
- the LOC126630475 gene encoding uncharacterized protein LOC126630475 has protein sequence MEDEKALQQQQLLLQQQQQQQQQNQQHQQQLLLQQLQRQQQQAQQAAAISRFPSNIDAHLRPLRAINLHPNPNSAPNLQQNPVANPRQQQQQQQPQQPQQQQQQQQQQQRVIRPGNQAELQMAYQDAWRVCHPDFKRPFSSLEDACERLLPYHVVADYEAEEDDRILDSDTTGLIPSRSQQWDHNISSKVAEFTATFEKQALAFNIISRKRALGEFRSEERLMIEQALCQEEKRTCLELKAEFDSREKAGREAKLRAQAEQARVESQAHAEMLARAPIRASALGSEGNDVSIGHDMREQEHGVNPEEMINGWGNNMQRDEKEPCEDFLNDEETENGSMGMQDGWREVGEFDLNTR, from the exons ATGGAAGATGAGAAGGCATTGCAGCAGCAGCAACTATTGCTACAGCAGCAACAACAGCAACAGCAACAAAACCAACAGCATCAACAGCAATTGCTCTTGCAACAACTGCAAAGGCAACAGCAACAAGCCCAACAGGCCGCTGCCATTTCCCGTTTCCCTTCCAACATCGACGCCCATTTGCGCCCACTCCGAGCCATCAATCTccaccctaaccctaattccgCTCCTAATCTCCAACAAAATCCTGTTGCCAACCCACggcaacagcagcagcagcagcagccccAACAGCcccaacagcagcagcagcagcagcagcaacagcagAGGGTGATCCGACCCGGGAACCAGGCGGAGCTACAGATGGCGTACCAGGACGCCTGGCGGGTCTGCCATCCCGATTTCAAGCGTCCCTTCTCTTCCCTCGAAGACGCCTGCGAGAG GTTGCTGCCTTATCATGTAGTGGCAGATTACGAGGCAGAGGAGGATGACAGAATCCTTGACTCTGACACCACAGGCCTGATTCCATCTCGCTCTCAGCAGTGGGATCACAACATATCTTCTAAAGTTGCAGAGTTTACAGCAACATTTGAGAAACAAGCACTAGCCTTTAACATAATTTCCCGTAAGCGAGCTTTGGGGGAATTTCGGTCTGAAGAGAGACTTATGATTGAGCAGGCACTTTGCCAAGAAGAAAAAAGGACATGTCTGGAATTGAAAGCAGAGTTTGATTCAAGAGAGAAAGCTGGCCGGGAAGCTAAATTACGAGCTCAGGCAGAGCAAGCTCGGGTTGAGTCACAAGCACATGCTGAAATGTTAGCTCGGGCCCCAATAAGGGCAAGTGCACTTGGGTCTGAAGGCAATGACGTTTCGATTGGGCATGACATGAGAGAGCAGGAACATGGGGTTAACCCAGAAGAGATGATAAATGGATGGGGAAATAATATGCAAAGAGATGAGAAGGAACCATGTGAGGATTTTTTAAATGATGAAGAGACTGAGAATGGATCCATGGGCATGCAGGACGGCTGGCGTGAAGTTGGGGAGTTTGATTTGAACACTCGTTAA